In the genome of Ignavibacteriales bacterium, one region contains:
- a CDS encoding T9SS type A sorting domain-containing protein, whose protein sequence is MKILFLFVVLWLCIYEIHPQVELREANLEIPFRLRDNSNPPFSSQVLTVGLDSTATDAIDMHLGEYALLCTYHFFIKTDCPPVDIFKTLLELPLTGDFILSFKDFRFGILPYTGQKIHRVRYQMHSTATALNLDWNFPEGVSAVVQDLFGGIILNETLTDSGTFSFPPQYFSLGQFLIIMNYENAIPVELIAFNAVQSEEGINLNWETSTETNNYGFEIERANLNKLTTEIIWQKIGFVNGSGTTTEQNIYTFIDAAVSSGLYKYRLKQIDYDGTSTYSPEIEIEVKHFPADFVLYQNYPNPFNPGTKINFYISAPGYFKLNVYNITGEIVKSLADGLFAAGLHEVEFKPGNLSSGIYLYSLETAGSVKVKAMIFLK, encoded by the coding sequence ATGAAAATCTTATTTCTGTTTGTCGTCCTTTGGTTATGTATTTATGAGATACATCCGCAAGTCGAATTGCGTGAAGCAAATCTGGAAATACCTTTCCGTCTGAGGGACAACTCAAATCCTCCATTTAGCTCACAAGTACTTACGGTGGGACTTGATTCAACAGCCACAGATGCAATAGATATGCATCTGGGTGAATATGCTCTTCTGTGTACATATCATTTCTTTATAAAAACGGATTGTCCTCCTGTAGACATCTTTAAAACATTGCTTGAGTTGCCACTGACTGGTGACTTTATACTTTCATTTAAAGACTTCAGATTTGGTATACTTCCATATACTGGTCAGAAGATTCACAGGGTCAGATACCAGATGCATTCTACTGCAACAGCACTTAACCTGGATTGGAATTTTCCTGAGGGAGTTTCAGCAGTAGTTCAGGATCTTTTTGGAGGTATTATATTAAATGAAACTCTGACTGACTCCGGCACATTTTCTTTTCCGCCTCAGTATTTTTCATTGGGGCAATTTCTTATCATTATGAATTATGAGAACGCAATTCCTGTTGAATTAATTGCTTTTAATGCAGTACAATCTGAAGAGGGAATAAATTTAAACTGGGAAACTTCCACTGAAACTAATAATTACGGATTTGAAATTGAGCGAGCAAACTTAAATAAACTAACCACTGAAATTATTTGGCAGAAAATAGGATTTGTAAATGGCAGTGGTACCACAACTGAACAAAACATCTATACCTTTATTGATGCCGCTGTTTCTTCCGGACTTTATAAGTATCGTTTAAAACAAATTGACTATGATGGCACATCAACTTATTCGCCTGAAATTGAAATAGAGGTAAAACATTTTCCTGCTGATTTTGTTCTTTATCAGAATTATCCAAACCCGTTTAATCCCGGGACTAAAATTAATTTTTATATATCAGCTCCCGGTTATTTTAAGCTGAATGTCTACAACATAACAGGTGAAATAGTTAAAAGCCTGGCGGATGGATTATTTGCCGCCGGATTACATGAAGTGGAATTTAAACCCGGAAATCTTTCATCGGGGATTTATCTTTATAGTCTTGAAACAGCAGGTTCAGTAAAGGTAAAAGCCATGATTTTTCTTAAATAA
- a CDS encoding T9SS type A sorting domain-containing protein has product MFKIIVLFSAIVILYCAEISAQPQYQMSVANVERVSNTVYEFDVFIKSVNQNFHLTSYQCALSFSQSVINNGSLNFIYLQGTSELLYLPPLTAVGLISTYGSYVLTFASFAESELITQSQKKVGRFRLTNTVPFTNNEINIRWRFIGLINTILTGSTFQDITNPDNHLNLSNPTSFSLTVPVYDGWNLVSIPGLHPINQSINTWWINRDPNAGVYAINGGFQSVNTVEPGTGYWLKNIGYTIYNTGDEWPSEGIQYITNQPISVFQGWNLIGTYDYTVNTASITTTPAGLQSGFVYSYNSGYRIANTLVPGYGYFIYLSSGGLVNLPDPAFQKSGIVNNNIKSDWGKIVITDNSGKSSELYLAPQNTDVSKYFMPPVPFEGMYDIRFSNGGFVESLNSEFHKIQLSGVEFPLTVSVSNIEINIFDEAKGNIYSRLSSGDEIRIVNATSTLTVSLNTIPGDYRLEQNFPNPFNPVTQIKFSVPEDGMVKVKVFNLLGQEINTLFNEEALKGVYVINWNGTDYLGQNVSSGVYIYRMEAGQFIKSMKMVLLK; this is encoded by the coding sequence ATGTTTAAAATTATTGTACTTTTTTCAGCTATTGTAATACTCTATTGTGCAGAAATATCCGCTCAGCCTCAGTACCAGATGAGTGTTGCCAATGTTGAGAGAGTATCAAATACTGTATATGAATTTGATGTATTCATCAAAAGTGTTAACCAGAATTTTCATCTTACATCATATCAATGCGCTTTGTCATTTAGTCAGTCTGTTATAAATAACGGAAGCTTAAATTTTATCTACCTTCAGGGAACATCAGAATTACTTTATCTCCCGCCATTAACAGCTGTTGGTCTGATAAGCACATACGGTTCATATGTTTTAACATTTGCCTCGTTTGCTGAATCTGAGCTTATAACTCAATCCCAGAAAAAAGTTGGAAGATTCAGACTGACTAATACAGTTCCGTTCACTAACAATGAAATAAATATCCGGTGGCGTTTCATTGGATTGATAAATACAATACTTACAGGAAGTACATTTCAGGATATAACAAATCCTGATAATCATCTTAATCTTTCTAACCCGACAAGTTTTTCATTGACTGTTCCGGTTTACGATGGATGGAACTTAGTTTCAATCCCCGGTCTTCACCCAATAAATCAAAGTATCAATACCTGGTGGATTAACCGCGATCCGAACGCAGGCGTATATGCAATAAACGGAGGGTTCCAATCAGTTAATACAGTTGAACCTGGAACAGGCTATTGGCTGAAAAATATCGGCTACACAATTTATAATACCGGTGATGAGTGGCCTTCAGAAGGAATTCAGTATATAACAAATCAACCTATATCAGTTTTCCAGGGATGGAATTTAATCGGAACTTACGATTATACAGTTAATACTGCTTCAATTACAACAACGCCCGCGGGGTTGCAATCCGGGTTTGTGTATTCCTACAATAGCGGGTATCGAATTGCAAATACACTTGTACCTGGTTATGGATATTTTATTTATTTATCCTCCGGCGGATTGGTGAATCTTCCTGATCCAGCTTTTCAAAAATCCGGGATCGTAAATAATAATATTAAAAGTGATTGGGGAAAAATTGTAATCACAGATAATTCCGGGAAAAGTTCGGAACTGTATTTAGCGCCTCAAAATACTGATGTATCAAAATATTTTATGCCGCCCGTTCCGTTTGAAGGAATGTATGATATAAGATTCAGCAACGGAGGATTTGTCGAGTCATTAAATAGTGAGTTTCATAAAATACAATTGAGCGGCGTGGAGTTCCCCTTAACTGTAAGCGTAAGCAATATTGAAATTAATATCTTCGATGAAGCAAAAGGAAATATATACAGCCGCCTGAGTTCAGGTGATGAAATCAGGATTGTCAACGCAACAAGTACACTTACTGTTTCATTAAATACAATTCCCGGTGATTATAGATTAGAACAAAACTTTCCGAATCCATTTAACCCTGTTACTCAAATCAAATTTTCGGTTCCAGAAGATGGGATGGTAAAAGTAAAAGTATTTAATCTTTTAGGTCAGGAAATTAATACTTTGTTTAATGAAGAAGCTTTAAAAGGTGTGTACGTTATTAATTGGAACGGGACTGATTATCTCGGACAGAACGTTTCGAGTGGTGTGTACATATATCGAATGGAAGCCGGACAATTTATCAAATCAATGAAAATGGTCCTGCTTAAATAA
- a CDS encoding metallophosphoesterase, translating to MKIAHISDLHLNTFYSDSNLKQIKQLIKYSVENGTDHLVITGDLTDNASEKDFEILRNLFKKNGLLDSERMSIVIGNHDIFGGLQTAEDIFSFPERCKMVDYDSMINLFVSYFKETFENCVYKSEESHFPFAKIINDTLVTGINSIARYSKVKNPFASNGEVDIHQFNDVVRIFESNQSVKNKIVLIHHYFNKLKINKKKSASTFWQGIEKQTMKLRKKGRLFNLFNQYNVNLVLHGHLHESIEYHRKGIRFSNSGGSIKSAAKNSIAVNFINVTDEGISTEVHSIRDFTMSPLILKPQQIKLVGYEDGIELSEAVVY from the coding sequence ATGAAAATTGCTCACATTTCCGACCTGCACCTGAATACATTTTACAGTGATTCAAATTTAAAGCAAATAAAACAACTGATTAAATATTCTGTCGAAAACGGAACGGATCATCTTGTCATCACGGGAGATTTAACAGACAATGCCTCTGAAAAAGATTTTGAAATTTTAAGAAACCTGTTCAAGAAGAATGGATTGCTTGATTCAGAACGTATGTCAATCGTAATCGGGAATCATGATATTTTTGGAGGACTGCAGACAGCGGAGGATATCTTCAGTTTTCCGGAAAGATGTAAAATGGTTGACTACGATTCGATGATAAATTTATTTGTCAGTTATTTCAAGGAGACTTTTGAAAACTGCGTGTACAAATCTGAAGAATCCCATTTCCCGTTCGCAAAAATTATCAATGATACACTTGTTACAGGAATAAATTCTATAGCAAGATATTCCAAAGTTAAAAATCCGTTTGCATCAAATGGTGAAGTGGATATACATCAGTTTAATGATGTGGTAAGAATATTTGAATCAAACCAGTCTGTAAAAAACAAGATCGTATTAATTCATCATTACTTTAACAAATTAAAAATTAATAAAAAGAAATCTGCTTCAACATTCTGGCAGGGCATAGAAAAACAAACAATGAAGCTGCGTAAGAAAGGAAGATTGTTCAACTTGTTTAATCAGTACAATGTTAATCTTGTGCTGCACGGACATTTACACGAATCGATTGAATACCACAGGAAAGGAATCAGGTTCAGCAACAGCGGTGGTAGTATTAAATCAGCCGCTAAAAATTCTATTGCAGTAAACTTCATTAATGTTACTGATGAAGGAATAAGTACCGAAGTTCACAGCATAAGGGATTTTACTATGTCGCCTTTAATCTTAAAGCCGCAGCAGATTAAATTAGTTGGATATGAAGATGGGATTGAATTATCGGAAGCAGTAGTTTATTAA
- a CDS encoding choice-of-anchor D domain-containing protein, translated as MGSYPYGTVAGTWRDYRPAAAFPFSGDVAHTIKWQLATGATTFELQYALPTGAEIRITDNFGGVLFNSGFLTGSGTYSIPPAFVSSGIGVVTMRYTNIAPAVVGPVFSVAPASLTFGTVNLGNNATLPVTVTNTGNADLNITGIVSSDAQFTFAAGTFPVVIAAGLNQVFNVTFTPTANGPQNGTLTFTHDAPGSPTVYNVGGVGYTPAPIFGVSPASLNFGPVNIGGNAVLPLTVSNTGDAQLTLTNIVSSDGQYTFAPNAFPVNIAAGGNAVFNVTFTPTAAGTQNATLTFTHNAAGSPNVYSLTGSGFTTAPVFGLSAASLSFGNVSVGGTSTLPVTVNNTGNAQLTISNIVSSNGVFTFAPGTFPVNIAAGGSQLFNVTFTPTAAGLVSGDLTFTHNAAGSPSVLPLSGTGQTQGGLLRFVNASQNLLDGTENNPDAVVLEGYTGQPMKALQFDIVVGKSNGRLILRSVSRGAAITAPEFNFSYEIYPGPTLPDGSSRDRVKIVIVGNGTNSIQPAFGTQEIAKFAFDIVDITGPSATTTNGLENVLGATATPVINANISTGADEVINIGNGTSGGLYGDVNLDDQVNILDILLMIDHILGRTTLTGLAFTQGDLAPWTVGQPLPVPDGVINVLDLSVLQNIVLTNTYPSGTPVYKVAGSPFDISINSFEKLTPGMNAKLTFYLTNNGMTVRIESIKKVKGVQIELNGMGSLIPSGTEMTSVFDQALYYQLNDFLRTLTYDPEALTIDAGEYMLAKLPFALNDPEAIIIEKIIVADENNGQMDKVEVEIRYEEPPTGLPLDYVLEQNFPNPFNPNTTVQFQVRRTDL; from the coding sequence ATGGGATCTTACCCTTACGGCACCGTAGCCGGAACGTGGAGAGACTACCGTCCTGCAGCAGCATTTCCATTTTCAGGCGATGTAGCCCATACAATTAAATGGCAGTTAGCAACAGGCGCTACCACATTTGAACTGCAGTATGCACTACCCACAGGCGCAGAGATACGTATTACAGATAACTTCGGTGGCGTACTATTTAACAGCGGATTTCTTACAGGCAGCGGAACCTATTCAATACCGCCGGCATTTGTAAGCAGCGGTATTGGTGTTGTAACAATGAGATATACAAATATAGCGCCTGCTGTAGTAGGGCCTGTATTTTCAGTAGCACCTGCATCATTAACCTTTGGAACAGTGAACTTAGGTAACAATGCAACACTGCCTGTAACAGTAACAAATACAGGTAACGCAGACTTAAACATAACAGGCATAGTATCATCAGATGCACAGTTTACATTTGCAGCAGGTACATTCCCTGTAGTAATAGCAGCAGGTTTAAACCAGGTATTCAACGTAACCTTTACCCCAACAGCAAACGGACCGCAGAACGGAACATTAACCTTTACACACGATGCACCCGGTTCACCAACGGTTTATAACGTAGGCGGTGTTGGTTATACACCTGCCCCGATATTCGGAGTAAGCCCAGCATCATTAAACTTTGGGCCAGTTAACATAGGCGGCAACGCTGTATTACCTTTAACAGTAAGCAACACAGGTGATGCACAGTTAACACTTACCAATATCGTTTCATCAGACGGACAGTATACATTTGCACCGAACGCATTCCCTGTAAACATAGCAGCAGGCGGCAACGCTGTATTTAACGTAACCTTTACACCAACAGCAGCAGGTACGCAGAACGCTACATTAACATTCACACACAATGCAGCAGGTTCACCAAACGTATATTCATTAACAGGCAGCGGTTTTACAACAGCACCTGTATTCGGACTTAGTGCAGCATCACTCAGTTTCGGCAACGTATCTGTAGGCGGAACATCAACACTTCCTGTAACAGTAAACAACACAGGTAATGCACAGTTAACAATAAGCAATATCGTTTCATCAAACGGTGTGTTTACATTTGCACCAGGTACATTCCCTGTAAACATAGCAGCAGGCGGCAGCCAGTTGTTCAACGTAACCTTTACACCAACAGCAGCAGGACTTGTAAGCGGTGATCTTACCTTCACACACAATGCAGCAGGTTCACCGTCAGTATTGCCTTTAAGCGGTACAGGTCAGACACAGGGCGGGTTGTTAAGATTTGTTAATGCATCACAAAATCTTTTAGATGGAACAGAAAATAACCCTGATGCGGTAGTACTTGAAGGTTATACCGGTCAGCCGATGAAAGCATTACAGTTTGATATCGTTGTAGGTAAATCAAACGGAAGATTGATCTTAAGATCAGTTAGCAGAGGCGCAGCAATAACAGCTCCTGAATTCAACTTCAGTTATGAGATCTATCCCGGTCCTACATTGCCTGACGGATCATCAAGAGACAGAGTAAAAATCGTCATCGTTGGCAACGGAACAAACTCTATTCAGCCGGCATTCGGTACACAGGAAATAGCAAAATTTGCATTTGATATAGTTGACATTACCGGTCCAAGTGCAACAACAACAAACGGATTGGAAAATGTACTTGGCGCAACAGCAACACCTGTAATCAATGCTAATATCTCAACCGGTGCCGATGAAGTAATTAATATTGGTAATGGTACTTCAGGTGGTCTCTACGGCGACGTTAACCTTGATGACCAGGTAAACATACTTGACATCTTGCTGATGATCGATCACATCTTGGGAAGAACAACCTTAACAGGTTTAGCATTTACGCAGGGAGATTTGGCTCCGTGGACAGTTGGTCAGCCGTTGCCAGTACCTGATGGCGTAATCAACGTACTTGATCTTTCAGTATTACAGAACATAGTTCTTACAAATACCTATCCAAGCGGAACACCTGTATATAAAGTTGCTGGTAGTCCATTTGATATCAGCATCAACTCATTTGAAAAACTTACCCCCGGAATGAATGCAAAACTGACATTCTACTTAACCAACAATGGAATGACAGTCCGCATTGAATCGATAAAGAAAGTAAAAGGCGTTCAGATAGAGTTGAATGGAATGGGATCACTTATTCCAAGCGGTACGGAAATGACATCAGTATTTGATCAGGCACTTTACTATCAGCTTAATGACTTTTTAAGAACATTAACATATGATCCTGAAGCATTAACAATAGATGCAGGCGAATATATGTTAGCAAAACTTCCATTTGCGTTGAATGATCCTGAAGCAATAATAATCGAAAAGATAATTGTTGCAGATGAAAACAACGGACAGATGGATAAAGTTGAAGTTGAGATCCGTTATGAAGAACCGCCAACGGGTCTTCCGCTGGATTACGTACTTGAACAGAACTTCCCGAACCCCTTCAACCCGAACACCACAGTACAGTTCCAGGTTCGAAGGACGGACTTGTAA
- a CDS encoding T9SS type A sorting domain-containing protein, with translation MLGQEVATLFSGNAAAGTHTLNWNGLDLNGKAVASGNYIYKMTAGDFVQSKKMVYLK, from the coding sequence ATGCTCGGACAGGAAGTTGCAACACTGTTCTCAGGTAATGCAGCAGCCGGTACACATACATTAAACTGGAACGGGCTTGACCTGAATGGAAAAGCAGTAGCCAGCGGTAACTACATCTACAAGATGACCGCAGGTGACTTTGTTCAGTCAAAGAAAATGGTTTACTTAAAGTAA
- a CDS encoding T9SS type A sorting domain-containing protein yields the protein MLVAVFASLANAQLVYDSVRVTDQVGGSKWLVFGIDPTATDGIDLALGEGLVPPFPPTGAFEARFFLPENNFSGTAASWRDFRFMDSVPYWGTKEFRLAYQPGTGSPGMRIEWNWPASITGVLQDLFGGVLINIPMSGTGFFNVTPALDRLKMVVTYDSSLSVELTSFGASVKGSTVQLSWQTSSEINNLGFDVERKSANTTWQKIAFVRGAGSTTSAQSYSYVDEDVTTGTYTYRLKQIDFDGTSTYSKEVEVDMAVSDFHLYQNYPNPFNPSTAVRFSVPTEGLVTVKVHDMLGQEITTLFYDNASAGVHTLSWNGKDSNGNDVSSGSYICRLTAGEFTQSVKMIFLK from the coding sequence TTGTTAGTCGCAGTGTTTGCATCACTTGCAAACGCACAGCTTGTGTATGATTCTGTACGTGTAACCGATCAGGTTGGCGGCTCTAAGTGGCTTGTATTTGGTATTGACCCGACTGCAACCGACGGCATTGACCTTGCACTTGGTGAAGGACTTGTTCCGCCATTCCCTCCTACTGGTGCTTTTGAAGCAAGATTCTTTTTACCCGAAAATAATTTTTCAGGAACAGCCGCAAGCTGGAGAGACTTCCGCTTTATGGACAGTGTTCCTTACTGGGGAACAAAAGAGTTCAGGCTTGCTTATCAGCCAGGTACAGGTTCACCGGGTATGAGGATTGAATGGAACTGGCCTGCAAGCATTACTGGCGTACTTCAGGATCTGTTCGGTGGTGTGCTGATAAATATACCAATGTCAGGCACAGGATTTTTTAATGTTACTCCTGCACTCGACAGGTTAAAGATGGTTGTAACTTATGACAGTTCACTTTCAGTTGAACTTACATCATTCGGCGCATCGGTAAAAGGCAGCACTGTACAGCTAAGCTGGCAGACTTCTTCAGAAATAAATAACCTTGGTTTTGATGTTGAAAGAAAATCAGCAAATACAACCTGGCAGAAAATAGCTTTTGTCAGAGGCGCAGGAAGCACCACATCAGCACAGTCATACTCATATGTTGATGAGGACGTAACAACAGGCACATACACTTACCGCTTAAAGCAGATTGATTTTGACGGTACATCAACCTACTCGAAAGAAGTTGAAGTTGATATGGCTGTAAGTGATTTTCATCTTTACCAGAACTATCCAAACCCGTTCAACCCATCTACTGCGGTAAGGTTTTCAGTACCAACTGAAGGTCTTGTAACAGTTAAGGTTCACGATATGCTTGGTCAGGAGATAACAACTTTGTTTTATGATAACGCATCAGCGGGTGTGCATACACTTAGCTGGAATGGTAAGGACAGTAACGGCAATGACGTTAGCAGCGGAAGTTACATCTGCAGGCTTACGGCTGGTGAGTTTACACAGTCCGTTAAAATGATCTTTTTGAAGTAA
- a CDS encoding T9SS type A sorting domain-containing protein translates to MRKSSGMMAVMLLALLMITVSYFNSYSQPINKSTEQGGILKFTEETVQSESGSSGNISKILLTSYSGRPLKAMQFNIIVGKDGGSLLLKSVSRGTGIPSSSFLFDYEIYRGTSLEDGSSIDTIRVVILGNGTNVIEPGNLVEIISISYDIVNTNNQHFLTKLSLTGVLGATSSPVENANIEAGEDQVIYLTGSTLKPEEGSTLRQNYPNPFNPATTINFTLNNPGKVTLKIFNSVGEEIATLIDGIKESGEYTITYSAESLPSGVYLYQLITDNFIQTRKMILMR, encoded by the coding sequence ATGAGAAAATCATCAGGGATGATGGCTGTAATGCTTTTAGCATTACTAATGATTACTGTTTCATACTTCAATTCTTATTCACAACCAATTAACAAGTCAACGGAGCAAGGCGGCATTTTAAAATTTACCGAAGAAACTGTTCAGAGTGAATCAGGAAGTTCAGGCAACATCAGCAAAATACTTCTGACCTCTTACAGCGGCAGACCACTTAAGGCAATGCAATTTAATATTATCGTAGGGAAAGATGGTGGAAGTCTATTGTTGAAATCAGTCTCGAGAGGAACTGGTATCCCCTCTTCATCATTTTTATTTGACTATGAAATTTACAGAGGCACTTCTTTGGAAGACGGTTCTTCGATTGATACAATCAGAGTAGTCATTCTTGGAAACGGAACCAATGTGATTGAACCGGGAAACCTTGTTGAAATAATTTCTATCTCATACGACATTGTAAACACGAACAATCAACATTTTTTAACAAAGTTATCATTAACGGGAGTTCTTGGTGCCACTAGTTCTCCTGTTGAAAATGCAAATATCGAAGCCGGTGAAGATCAGGTTATCTATCTTACCGGATCAACTCTAAAGCCTGAAGAAGGATCAACACTGCGCCAGAATTATCCTAATCCGTTTAACCCCGCAACAACAATTAATTTTACATTAAATAATCCGGGCAAAGTAACATTAAAGATTTTCAATTCAGTCGGAGAGGAAATCGCAACACTGATTGATGGAATAAAGGAAAGCGGAGAATATACAATTACTTATAGTGCTGAAAGTCTGCCCAGCGGAGTTTATTTATATCAACTGATTACTGATAATTTTATACAGACAAGAAAGATGATTTTGATGAGATAA
- a CDS encoding T9SS type A sorting domain-containing protein, protein MRVITILLFFVCFISTLQSQQTPVIMDSLIIRDTGGNSRTLNFGIDPTASDSIDMHLGEALLPPFPPGFEARYYLPKNNFDGTYGSYSDFRQGTAPFTGSVEHRIRMQKGASDTVLFEYNLPASINIRLQDGIVGTLLDTMLTGSGSYMNPNPLLYELFKVTVIYDNTTDINESDNVVDDYALLQNYPNPFNPSTTISFKLKENSFVKIHLYNVLGKEAGVITEQFYSAGFHSVNFDASDLAAGVYYYRIISSNFSETKKMVLLK, encoded by the coding sequence ATGAGAGTCATAACTATCCTATTATTTTTCGTCTGCTTTATTTCAACATTACAAAGCCAGCAAACCCCGGTTATTATGGATTCACTTATAATCCGCGACACAGGCGGAAATTCCCGCACGTTAAATTTTGGAATTGATCCAACAGCATCTGATTCGATTGATATGCATCTGGGTGAAGCATTGCTTCCTCCATTCCCTCCCGGATTCGAAGCCAGGTATTATCTGCCAAAAAATAATTTTGATGGTACATACGGGTCCTACTCGGATTTCAGACAGGGCACAGCACCATTCACAGGGTCTGTTGAACATAGAATCAGGATGCAGAAAGGAGCCAGTGACACTGTACTCTTTGAATATAATTTACCCGCATCAATTAATATTCGTCTTCAGGATGGAATTGTAGGTACATTATTAGATACAATGCTGACCGGATCAGGCTCTTATATGAATCCTAACCCGCTATTGTATGAACTTTTTAAGGTAACCGTTATTTATGATAATACAACAGATATAAATGAATCTGACAATGTTGTCGATGACTATGCACTACTTCAGAATTATCCGAATCCATTTAATCCATCAACCACAATTTCATTTAAGCTTAAAGAAAATTCATTTGTAAAAATACACTTATATAATGTGCTTGGCAAAGAAGCGGGTGTTATAACCGAACAGTTTTATTCTGCGGGATTTCATTCAGTTAACTTTGACGCATCAGATCTTGCAGCGGGAGTTTATTACTACAGGATAATCTCCTCGAACTTTTCAGAAACAAAAAAAATGGTTTTACTCAAATAA